From a single Granulicella aggregans genomic region:
- a CDS encoding NAD(P)-dependent oxidoreductase — MQIAFLGLGKMGSAIAGLLLDKGHSLTVWNRTAAAAKPLTDRGAKSAETPVAAVQSADIVFTMLTDDSAAESVLFDQGTLAAIRANAIHISLSTISVALAERLEAAHAERKQRFLSVPVFGRPNVAAESKLWLAIAGDSAVIEEALPLLASISRGHTIIGTRPSQANAAKVAGNFMITSIIASLAEAFTVAESHGIDPAIFLETVNSALFQSAFVSNYGKFMIDPPENPGATIKLGAKDTRLFREAAQSTQTPTPLGDLYQQHMQAAIAAGRGDDDWAAGYLSQTRAEAKS, encoded by the coding sequence ATGCAAATCGCCTTCCTCGGCCTGGGCAAGATGGGCAGCGCCATCGCTGGCCTTCTTCTTGATAAGGGCCACAGCCTCACCGTCTGGAACCGCACCGCCGCAGCCGCCAAGCCCCTTACCGATCGGGGCGCAAAGTCAGCCGAAACTCCCGTCGCTGCCGTTCAATCCGCCGACATCGTCTTCACCATGCTCACCGACGATAGTGCAGCCGAGTCCGTCCTCTTCGATCAAGGCACCCTCGCCGCGATCCGGGCGAATGCCATTCACATCTCGCTCTCGACCATCTCAGTAGCCTTGGCCGAACGTCTCGAAGCGGCACACGCTGAGCGCAAGCAGCGCTTCCTCAGCGTCCCTGTCTTCGGCCGCCCTAACGTTGCAGCCGAAAGCAAGCTCTGGCTAGCCATCGCGGGTGACTCCGCAGTCATCGAAGAAGCATTGCCACTCCTCGCCTCCATCTCACGGGGCCACACGATCATCGGCACGCGCCCCAGCCAGGCGAACGCCGCCAAGGTCGCCGGCAACTTTATGATCACGTCGATCATCGCCTCCCTCGCAGAGGCCTTCACCGTAGCCGAGTCGCACGGCATCGATCCCGCCATCTTTCTCGAGACCGTCAACAGCGCCCTCTTTCAATCGGCATTCGTCAGCAACTACGGCAAGTTCATGATCGATCCACCCGAGAACCCCGGCGCAACCATCAAGCTCGGCGCAAAGGACACAAGGCTCTTCCGCGAAGCCGCCCAGTCCACCCAAACTCCAACGCCGCTCGGCGACTTGTACCAGCAACACATGCAAGCGGCCATCGCCGCCGGTCGTGGCGATGATGACTGGGCCGCCGGCTACCTAAGCCAGACCCGCGCCGAAGCGAAGTCTTAG